A window of the Xenopus laevis strain J_2021 chromosome 9_10L, Xenopus_laevis_v10.1, whole genome shotgun sequence genome harbors these coding sequences:
- the LOC121398066 gene encoding histone H3, whose protein sequence is MARTKQTARKSTGGKAPRKQLATKAARKSAPATGGVKKPHRYRPGTVALREIRRYQKSTELLIRKLPFQRLVREIAQDFKTDLRFQSSAVMALQEASEAYLVGLFEDTNLCAIHAKRVTIMPKDIQLARRIRGERA, encoded by the coding sequence ATGGCTCGTACAAAACAGACCGCCCGCAAGTCCACCGGAGGGAAGGCTCCTCGCAAACAGTTGGCCACTAAGGCAGCCAGGAAGAGCGCTCCGGCCACTGGGGGTGTCAAGAAGCCGCATCGTTACCGCCCAGGTACTGTCGCTCTCCGAGAAATCCGACGTTACCAGAAATCGACTGAGCTGCTGATTCGCAAATTACCTTTCCAGCGCCTGGTTCGTGAGATCGCTCAGGATTTCAAGACCGACCTGCGTTTCCAGAGCTCGGCAGTCATGGCTCTGCAGGAGGCCAGCGAGGCTTATCTGGTCGGCTTGTTTGAGGACACCAACCTGTGCGCCATCCACGCCAAGAGGGTCACCATCATGCCCAAGGACATCCAGCTGGCCCGCAGGATCCGAGGCGAGAGGGCTTAG
- the LOC121398091 gene encoding histone H4 yields the protein MSGRGKGGKGLGKGGAKRHRKVLRDNIQGITKPAIRRLARRGGVKRISGLIYEETRGVLKVFLENVIRDAVTYTEHAKRKTVTAMDVVYALKRQGRTLYGFGG from the coding sequence ATGTCTGGACGCGGCAAAGGCGGAAAGGGCTTAGGGAAAGGAGGTGCTAAGCGGCACAGGAAGGTGTTGCGGGATAACATTCAGGGCATCACTAAACCCGCCATCCGCCGCCTGGCCCGGAGAGGGGGAGTCAAGCGCATCTCAGGTCTTATCTACGAGGAGACTCGTGGCGTTCTCAAGGTTTTTCTAGAAAATGTTATTCGAGACGCTGTCACCTACACAGAACACGCCAAGAGGAAGACCGTTACCGCCATGGATGTGGTGTACGCTCTCAAGCGCCAGGGCCGCACTCTCTACGGCTTCGGAGGCTAA
- the LOC121398073 gene encoding histone H2A type 1-like, translated as MSGRGKQGGKTRAKAKTRSSRAGLQFPVGRVHRLLRKGNYAERVGAGAPVYLAAVLEYLTAEILELAGNAARDNKKTRIIPRHLQLAVRNDEELNKLLGGVTIAQGGVLPNIQSVLLPKKTESSKSAKSK; from the coding sequence ATGTCTGGTAGAGGCAAACAAGGAGGGAAAACCCGTGCCAAGGCAAAGACTCGCTCATCTCGTGCTGGGCTGCAATTCCCAGTTGGTCGTGTTCATCGTCTGTTGAGGAAAGGCAATTATGCTGAACGGGTGGGAGCCGGAGCTCCGGTCTATTTGGCTGCAGTGCTCGAGTATCTGACTGCTGAGATCCTGGAATTGGCTGGGAACGCTGCCCGAGATAACAAAAAGACCCGTATTATCCCCAGGCACCTGCAGCTCGCTGTGCGCAACGATGAGGAATTGAACAAACTGCTCGGAGGAGTCACTATCGCTCAGGGTGGAGTCCTGCCCAACATCCAGTCCGTGCTGCTGCCCAAGAAAACCGAGAGTTCAAAGTCCGCTAAGAGCAAGTGA